The Lampris incognitus isolate fLamInc1 chromosome 7, fLamInc1.hap2, whole genome shotgun sequence genome window below encodes:
- the zgc:174895 gene encoding adenine phosphoribosyltransferase, whose protein sequence is MDALAVPLDRNKAWYLSLMAPNTKGPNFAWLDPSRLYCNSQALEDCVKDLLSPFQNDNIDLVAGMDAMGFILGASVATALKKGFLAIRKAGHLCIETQSQQYSDYSGREKTMEVRLDVLKPGLSVLIVDQWIETGGTMKAAIKLVEQFGATVVGVAAVAIENTEGGKWIKENYKCSHCIPEELQKQIDRQYLDSFKAFNSSTCK, encoded by the exons ATGGATGCACTGGCTGTTCCATTAGACAGGAATAAAGCATGGTATCTATCGCTCATGGCACCCAACACAAAGGGACCAAACTTTGCCTGGCTGGACCCATCAAGACTCTACTGTAACTCCCAG GCTCTTGAAGATTGTGTGAAAGACCTTCTCAGTCCATTCCAGAATGACAACATTGACCTAGTAGCTGGCATGGATGCAATGGGATTCATTCTTg GAGCATCTGTCGCCACCGCCCTTAAAAAGGGCTTTCTGGCTATTCGCAAAGCGGGACACCTGTGTATAGAAACCCAGagccaacaatacagtgactactcAGGCAGAGAAAAGACTATGGAAGTACGACTGGATGTGCTCAAACCAG GTCTCAGTGTACTGATCGTGGACCAGTGGATAGAGACTGGTGGTACAATGAAGGCTGCAATTAAACTGGTGGAACAGTTTGGAGCCACTGTTGTAG GTGTAGCTGCAGTGGCCATTGAGAACACTGAGGGTGGGAAGTGGATTAAGGAAAATTACAAATGCTCTCACTGCATCCCTGAGGAACTTCAGAAACAAATTGATCGACAGTATCTCGACTCCTTCAAAGCTTTCAACAGCTCCACATGCAAATAG